CGCTCTTCGCCACCGGGGCCGGGTCCGTGCTGTCCCAGCCGAGCGGGGCGCGGCCGGCCCAGCCGTCTTCGAAGGCCGAGGCGCCTGGCATGGCCTTGGCGGCCATGGTCTTCACCGGGCCGGCGCTGACCAGGTTGACGCGGATGCCCCGCGGGCCCAGTTCCTTGGCCAGGTACCGGTTGACCGACTCCAGCGCGGCCTTCGCGACGCCCATCCAGTTGTAGACCGGCCACGCGACCCGCGCGTCGAAGTCCATGCCCACGATCGACGAGCCCCGGTTCAGCAGCGGCAGGCACGCCTTCGCCAGCGACATGAACGAGTACGCCGAGACGTCGACGGCGGTCTTCACGTCCTCGGCCGGGGCGTCCAGGAACGGCGCGCCCAGGCAGCTCGGCGGGGCGAAGCCGATCGAGTGCAGCACGCCGTCGAGACCGTCGACGTGCTCGCGGACGCGGCCGGCCAAGGAGTCCAGGTGCTCGGTGTTCGTCACGTCCAGCTCGAGGACCGGCGCGGGTTCCGGGAGCCGCTTGGCGATGGTCTTGACCAGTGACACGCGGCCGAAGCCGGTGAGCACCACCTGCGCGCCCTCCTGCTGCGCGATCTTGGCCGTGTGGAAGGCAAGTGACGCGTCGGTGATGATGCCGGTGATCAGCAGGCGCTTGCCTGCGAGCAGTCCGGGCACGGGTCCTCCCAAGTCTTGTTCGGGGAAACATCGCCGGTCAACGCAGAGAACCGGTCAACGCAGAGAGCGGAGCACCGGGCTCGCGGCGACCAGGCCGGCACCCGCCAGTACGACGCCGCCGCAGGCCAGGAACAGCGTCGTCGTGCCGTACGGCAGCAGGACGCCGGCGATCACGTAGGAGAACGGGTCGAACGCCACCGTGGCCAGGACGACGAGGCTCATCACCCGGCCCAGCAGGTGCTGGGGCACGCGCTCCTGCAGGGTGGCCACCACGACCACGCCGAGGAACGCGGACCCCAGGCCGACGAGGGTGACGACCGCCGTCGCGGCGGCGACCGTGGTGACGACGGCGAGCCCGGCGGTGCCCGCGCCGATCGCCGCGACCCCGCCGGCCACGGTCCAGCCGCGCCGCGCGGGCGGGCGCCAGCCGGCGATCAGTGCGCCGGCGAGTGAGCCGGCACCGAAACCGGAGAGCACGACGCCCAGTGATCCCGCCCCACCGAGGCGTTGTTCGGCGAGCACCGCGCCGCCCACGAGCACGGGGCCCACGACCGCGATGTTGATCACGGCGATGGCCGCCAGCATCCCGCGCACAACCGGTTCGCGCCAGGCATAGCCCAAGCCCGCACCAAGGGCACGCGCACTGCCGGGCCGCTCGCCATCGCCGGCACTGCGACCCCGCCCGGCCACGCGGACGAGCGTGCTGAGCGCGATCGCGGCGAGTGCGGCGATCGCGGCGATCCCCCCGAGCGTCACAACGAAGCCCGCCGCGGCGACGACCCCGGCGGCCACCGCCGGGCCGACCAGATCGCCGGTCGACTCCGCCCCCTGCACCACTGCGTTGACCCGGGAGAGCTTCTCGGGCGGCGTGAGGGCCGGGAGCAAGGCCAGGGCCGCCGGGAAATACGCGGCGTCGGCCATCCCGAGCAGGCCGGCCAGCAGCGCGACGGCCGGCACCGACGGCGAAGTGAACGTGACCAGGGCGCCGAGGGCGAGCAGGACGGCGACCCGCAGCCACGACGCGCCGACCACGACCCGGGCGGGGTCGAGGCGGTCGACCAGCACTCCCGCGGGCAGCAGGAGCGCGGCTCGCGGCAGGGCCACGGCCAGCAGGACGAACCCCGTGGTGAGCCCGGGTTCCGACAGGCGGAGCACGTAGAGCGTGAGCCAGACCAGGAACAGCGCATCGACCACCGCCGCGAGTCCTTGGCCCACGACCAGGCGGCGCAGGTGCGGATCGCCGAGCGGCTCGCGCGGCCGCGACCGGGCGGCCGTTCCCCTCGTCATCGCCGGTTCCCCCGGCCACCTCGTGCACTGATCGACAGCATGAATTCTTCCGCTCGTGGGTTCCGGATCGCCGGCGGGACTACGCGATGTGCGCGCCGCCGTCGATCGTCAGAGTGGTGCCGGTGATGTACGACGCCGCGTCGGAGACGAGGAAGACCAGCGCCGCGGCCAGCTCGTCCGGCCGGCCGACGCGGCCCGAAAGCACCCGCGGCAGCATCGCCTCGAGGTAGCCCTCGGCGTAGCCGCCGGTCATCGCGGAGGTGAAGAAACCCGGCGCGAGGGCGTTCACGCGAATGCCCTTGCCGGGGGTCCACTGCTGGGCGAGATCCCGGGTGAGGCCGAGCAGCCCGGCCTTCGAGGCCGAGTAGGCGGCCTGCGGCAGACCGCCGGTCACCAGCGCGAGGATGCTCGAGACGTTGACGATGGCGCTGCCGGGAAGCATCACCGCGCCCGCGGCCTGGGCCATCCAGTAGGAGCCGTTGAGATTGACGTCGACGACCTCGCGGAACTGCTCCGGGGTCTCCTCGGTCGCGGGGTGTTCCCCGCTGATCCCGGCGTTGTTGACGAGGATGTCCACCCGCCCGAACGCGTGCATGGCCGCGCCGATCAGCGCACGGCAGTCCGCCGGGTCGGCGATGTCGGTCCGCGCGGTGACGGCCCGGCGGCCGAGCTTCTCGACGGCCGCGCGGGTGACCTCCAGCTTGCCGGCGCGCCGTGCCCCGAGCACGACGTCGGCGCCGGCCTCGGCCAGCGCGGTGGCGAACGCGATGCCCAGCCCCGAAGAAGCGCCGGTGACCACGGCGACCCGGCCGTCGAGCCGGAAGCGATCGAGGACGCCCGGCGCGGTCACCGGTGGCCGGCGACGTAGTTCACCGCGTCGCCGACGGTCCGCAGCTCCGCGACCTGGTCGTCGGGGATCCGCAGCGCGAACCGGTCTTCGACCTGGACGGTGATCTCCACCATCGACAGGGAGTCGATGTCGAGATCGTCGGCGAACGACTTCTCGGCGGTCACCTGGGCGGAGTCGAGGCCGGTGACCAGTTCGACGATCTCGGCGAGACCGTCGAGAATGTCGGTGTTGTCCACCATGGGGTTTCTCCTTCTTGCTGGGCTGGGAGCTTGCTTGGCCGGGAGGTCAGAGCCCGAGACGCCACCGGTAGGCGAGGAGGGTGCGCAGGAAGCCGTCCATCTGCTCCTCGGTGTGGCCCGCGTGCGGGAACAGGCGCAGCAGCGCCTGGTTGCGGGAGACGGCCGGGTAGGAGAAAACGGGCACCAGGTAGCCGTCCTCGACGAACCACTCGCGCATCTGCAGGGCGGCGGCGTCGTTCCCGATCGGCACCGAGAGCATGTACGACTCGGTCGGCGTCGTCGGTGTGCCGATCTCGTGCATCTGCCGGCGCAGGCGGGCGGCGTGCGCCAGGTAGTCGTCGACGATCTTCGGGTTGCCGGCGAGGACTTCGATCGTGCGCTCGGCGGCGTACGCGGTGGGTGGCTGGATGGCGGCGGTGAACATCGAGGTTCCGGAGAGCAGTTCGAACGCGTCGATGGCCGCCGCCGGTCCGGCGATCGCGCCGCCTTCCAGGCCGATGGCTTTCGACAGGGACACCATGACGAAGTCGGCCCGCTCCCGGATCGCGGCCGCCTCCCGGGCGTACGGCCGGTTTTCGGGCCCGTAGACCATGAAGCCGTTCGCGTCGTCGATCATGCTGATCGCGCCGTGCCGGTCGCACTCGTCGAGGATCTCCACGATCGGCCCCATGGTGCCGTCGGCCGAATAGATGCTCTCGGCGATCACCACCGTCTTGCGGCTCCGGACGCGGTCGAGGATACCGGCCAGGTCGGCGACGTCGTTGTGCCGGAAGGCGTGGACGTTGCGGCCGTAGCCGAGTCCCTCGAGGCCTTTCCAGATGCTCCAGTGGACGTCCCGGTCGACGACGAAGACGGTGTCGCGGTTGCGCACCTCGATCCCGGCGTCGAAGTGCGCGGAGCTGCTCATGGCGTGGACGAACCCGATGTTGGCCAGCAGCCCGGTGGCGAAGCTGATGGCCCGCTCCTTGCCCGTGTGGCGGGCGATCGTCTCCTCCAGCACCTGGTGCGGGCGGCAGATTCCCTGGGTCATCCGGGATCCGCTGGTGCTCAGGCCGTGGGCGAGCGCCCCTTCGGCGAAGTGCCGGCGCACCGAGACGTGGCGCTCCAGCTCGAGAAAGCTGATGCTGGCGAAGTTCACCAGCTCGCGGCCGTTGCGGACGATGGTCGGCCCGATCGGCCCGTCCACCACCGGCGGGCGGTAGGCCGTGTCGTGGGTGTTCGCCTCGACGAACTCGGCGAAGCCCCACGGGGCCAGGCGGTCCACGGACGGTGCGGAACTGGGGGATGTGGTCATGACGGGGTTTCTCCTCCACGAGGGGCGCGGGGCGGTGCGGGCTCCAGGGCCGCGGCGAGGTGGCCGAGCGAGGCCGGTCCGGCCAGCTCGTCCGGCGCGATCCCGGTGAAGCCGGACCGCTGCAGCAACTCCAGCACCCGCGGGACGGCGACCAGGGTGACTCCGTGGCCGGCGAGGCAGCGGTTCATGTCGACGGCGCCGTCGCCGGGGCTCACCTCGGCCACGGCGGCGGCCAGCGCCCGTTCGGCGGCCGTCGTGGGCGGGCGGAACGGAATCCGCAGCGTGGCCGCGTCGGCTTCGGGACCGGCCGGGGACAGGAGATAGCGGCCCGGGGCCACGAGACCGGGCACTTCGCCGAGGTGGTCGAGGACGTGCCGGTGCAGGTCCTCGGCGGTGACCTCGCCGTCGACGCGGACGTGCGCGACGAGCTGCGGTTCGTCGTCCCCCACGGGGTGCTCGCCGGGTGTCACCGTCACGTCGAGCACGCCGGCATGGCCGCGGAGTACGTCTTCGACCGTCGTCAAGCACGCCCATCCCTGCGGTGCGCGCCACCAGCCGGCCGCGGCCGGGGTGCGGGAGCGTGCCGGGACCGGGCAGTCGGCACCGCGGGCCAGCCGGCGCAGGAGACCGCACAACCGGGCGGGCAACGCCGTTGCCTGCCCGGCGTCGAACAGGTGGTCGCCGACGGTGACGTCGAGGGTGACGAACCCCGTGTCCCGGCTGAAGTCGACGAAGAGCGTCTCGCAGGGTTCGTCAGGGGCGCTGCGGATCCAGGTGGCCGGCCCGTCCGGCGGCGTGGCCGCCGCGGGAACCAGGTAGTCGCGTGGCCACGAGTAGCAGTTGTACTCGATGGTGGGCACGGCAACGACCCCGCGGCGACGGTCCTGCCGGGCCAGGGCGGCGACCAGCTCCGCTGGGTGGTGCCGGCCGTGCCGGTAGGCCGCCGCGGAGGCGGCGGCGACCGAGGCGGCCACCTCGCCGAACGCCGCGCCCGGGCGGAGCTCGATCTGCACCGGAACCGTCAGCGCCCAGACGCCGACGCTGGTGCGCAGCGCGGCCCTGGCCCGGTTGGAGACCACCACCGACGCGAGGAACCGGTGTTCGCCGGTGTGCGCGGCGACCTCGTGGGCCAGTGCCGCGAGCACGACGACCTCCGGGCTGACCCGGTACCGCCGGGCGACGCGGTCGAGATCGTCATACGCCTCGACTGAGCGGTGCTGGAGGCGGTGGCGCCCGGTGCCGTCGCCGCGCCCGCCGAACGGGGCCAGCACCCCGGCCGGATTGCCCGCGAGCCGCGTGAGCCACTCGCGTTCGGCCGCGCGGGCACGGTCCGGGTCCTGGACGGCGACCGTGTCGAGCGGGTGCACGGCCGCGTCCGCCGGTCCGCCGGCCCCGCGCAGGAGATCGTGCAACTGGCCGATCAGCGCCGCCAGCCCCCAGCCGTCGACCATGACGTGGTGGGCTGCCACCAGGACCGCGCACGGCTTTCCCGCCTCGAGCAGCACCCTGGCGCGCCAGGGCGGGTTCCGCTCGGGGTCGATCGGGCAGGCGGCCAGCGCCGCGGTGGCCGCCTCCAGGGTGACGGCGTCGGCGACGGGGACGTCGACGCAGTCGACCGGCAGCGGGGCCCAGTCCGCGTGGTGGACGTGCTGCACCGGGCGAAGCGGGTCGATGGTGCTGCGCAGCGCCTCGTGGCGGGCGGTGAGGGCGGCGAGTGCCTCGTGCACGTCGGCGACGGTCGCCGGGGGCGGGATGTGGCAGTGGTCGGCGAGCGGCGTCGGGTTCACCCGCCGCGGTGCGGGAATGGTGTGCTCGTACCAGTGCCACTGCTGGACCCAGTTCAGCGGTCCGCTGCGGGTGACGGTGGCCGGGGGCGCGTTCATCACCCTCACACCGCTCGGACCACGAGGGCGGCGTTGTGGCCGCCGAAGCCGAACGAGTTGCTGAGCGCGATCCGCATCCCCTCGTGGTGCTGGGTCTTGTGCGGCACGAAGTTGATGCCGGGGTCGATCGGGTCGTGGCAGTTGATCGTCGGCGGGACATCACCCGTGCGGAGGGCCTGGATCGAAGCCACGAGCTCGACCGCCCCGGCGGCACCGATCATGTGCCCGGTCATCGACTTGGTGGAACTCACCGGGATCCGGGTGACCCGGGACCCCAGCACCTTGCGCAGGACGGCCGCCTCGGTGGCGTCGTTGAGCAGCGTTCCGGTGCCGTGCGCGTTGACGTAGTCCACGTCCGCCCCGGTGATTCCCGCGTCGCGCAGTGCCGCTTCGACGGCGAGGCGGGCGCCCCGGCCCTCCGGATGCGGGGCGGTCCAGTGGTGGGCGTCGGAACTCGCCCCGTAACCGGTGAGTTCGGCCAAGGCGCTCGCCCCGCGCCGTTCGGCCACCTCGGCGGCCTCCAGCACCACCACGGCGGCTCCCTCGCTCATCACGAACCCGTCGCGGTGCGCGTCGAACGGCCGGCACGCCGCGGCCGGGTCGTCGTTGCGTTTGGACAACGCGCGGGCGTTGCCGCTGCCCGCGAGGTCGATGGTGGTGACGCAGGCGTCGGCGCCGCCGGCGAGGACGATGTCGGCCTCTCCGGTACTGATCATGCGCATCGCCGCGCCCACCGCGTCGGCGCCGCTGGCGCACGCGGTGCTCTGGGCACGGCTGGGCCCCTGGGTGCCGAGCCGCATGCTGATTTCGCCGGCCGCGCTGTCCATGGCGGTCGTGATCTGGGTGAACGGGCCGATCGCCCGCGGCCCCTTGGCGCGGAGCCGGTCCGCGGCGCGGTAGATCGACCCCACCGGGCCGTAGCCGCTGCCGATGACGACGGCGACCCTCGGCGCCAGGCGGTCGTCGACGACGAGCCCGGCGTGTTCGCAGGCCTCCAGCGCCGCGGCGAGCGCGAACTGGGCGTACGGGTCGGCGCGGCGGCTGACCATCGGGGGCATGTACCGGCCGGGGGTGAACCCGCGGACCTGGCCGCCGATCCGGACGTCGAGATCGGTCACGTCGATCACGTCCACGGTATCGACGCCGCTGCGGCCGGCCAGCATCGCCGTCCAGGTCTCGCCGGCGCTGTGGCCCAGCGGCGTCACCGCCCCGTACCCGGTGACCAGCACCCGCCGCCTGCCGTCACTGCGCGTTCTTGCGTCCGTCATTGGGGAACCACCTCGGCGTCGCGGACGGGCGGGGCGATGTCGCCGGGGTCGACCGGCACCATGAGCACGGCTGTGCGTCCCTGCGCGCAGAGCCGCCGGGCGGCCAGGATTTCCTCGGTCAGCGCGGCCTTGTCGCGCAGCACGTGGTAGTGCATGTCCGTGCCGTCGACCACCGGCGGCGGCGCGCCCGGGCTGATGAAGGGGTGGCGTCCGGCGTCGAGGCCGAGCCGGGCGCGCTGGGCGTCCAGCCAGCCGTAGCCGCCGTTGCACAGCACCACGTACAGCACGCCGCCGTGGGCCGCGGCGGCGGCGGTGATGTCCGCGCGGGCCGCGACGAACGCCCCGTCCCCGACGAACGCGGTGACTTCGTGGTCCGGGGCGGCCAG
This window of the Amycolatopsis balhimycina FH 1894 genome carries:
- the fabI gene encoding enoyl-ACP reductase FabI, giving the protein MPGLLAGKRLLITGIITDASLAFHTAKIAQQEGAQVVLTGFGRVSLVKTIAKRLPEPAPVLELDVTNTEHLDSLAGRVREHVDGLDGVLHSIGFAPPSCLGAPFLDAPAEDVKTAVDVSAYSFMSLAKACLPLLNRGSSIVGMDFDARVAWPVYNWMGVAKAALESVNRYLAKELGPRGIRVNLVSAGPVKTMAAKAMPGASAFEDGWAGRAPLGWDSTDPAPVAKSVCAVLSDWLPATTGSMIMVDGGVHALG
- a CDS encoding MFS transporter encodes the protein MTRGTAARSRPREPLGDPHLRRLVVGQGLAAVVDALFLVWLTLYVLRLSEPGLTTGFVLLAVALPRAALLLPAGVLVDRLDPARVVVGASWLRVAVLLALGALVTFTSPSVPAVALLAGLLGMADAAYFPAALALLPALTPPEKLSRVNAVVQGAESTGDLVGPAVAAGVVAAAGFVVTLGGIAAIAALAAIALSTLVRVAGRGRSAGDGERPGSARALGAGLGYAWREPVVRGMLAAIAVINIAVVGPVLVGGAVLAEQRLGGAGSLGVVLSGFGAGSLAGALIAGWRPPARRGWTVAGGVAAIGAGTAGLAVVTTVAAATAVVTLVGLGSAFLGVVVVATLQERVPQHLLGRVMSLVVLATVAFDPFSYVIAGVLLPYGTTTLFLACGGVVLAGAGLVAASPVLRSLR
- a CDS encoding SDR family NAD(P)-dependent oxidoreductase; amino-acid sequence: MTAPGVLDRFRLDGRVAVVTGASSGLGIAFATALAEAGADVVLGARRAGKLEVTRAAVEKLGRRAVTARTDIADPADCRALIGAAMHAFGRVDILVNNAGISGEHPATEETPEQFREVVDVNLNGSYWMAQAAGAVMLPGSAIVNVSSILALVTGGLPQAAYSASKAGLLGLTRDLAQQWTPGKGIRVNALAPGFFTSAMTGGYAEGYLEAMLPRVLSGRVGRPDELAAALVFLVSDAASYITGTTLTIDGGAHIA
- a CDS encoding acyl carrier protein, giving the protein MVDNTDILDGLAEIVELVTGLDSAQVTAEKSFADDLDIDSLSMVEITVQVEDRFALRIPDDQVAELRTVGDAVNYVAGHR
- a CDS encoding aminotransferase class I/II-fold pyridoxal phosphate-dependent enzyme; this translates as MTTSPSSAPSVDRLAPWGFAEFVEANTHDTAYRPPVVDGPIGPTIVRNGRELVNFASISFLELERHVSVRRHFAEGALAHGLSTSGSRMTQGICRPHQVLEETIARHTGKERAISFATGLLANIGFVHAMSSSAHFDAGIEVRNRDTVFVVDRDVHWSIWKGLEGLGYGRNVHAFRHNDVADLAGILDRVRSRKTVVIAESIYSADGTMGPIVEILDECDRHGAISMIDDANGFMVYGPENRPYAREAAAIRERADFVMVSLSKAIGLEGGAIAGPAAAIDAFELLSGTSMFTAAIQPPTAYAAERTIEVLAGNPKIVDDYLAHAARLRRQMHEIGTPTTPTESYMLSVPIGNDAAALQMREWFVEDGYLVPVFSYPAVSRNQALLRLFPHAGHTEEQMDGFLRTLLAYRWRLGL
- a CDS encoding condensation domain-containing protein, with translation MNAPPATVTRSGPLNWVQQWHWYEHTIPAPRRVNPTPLADHCHIPPPATVADVHEALAALTARHEALRSTIDPLRPVQHVHHADWAPLPVDCVDVPVADAVTLEAATAALAACPIDPERNPPWRARVLLEAGKPCAVLVAAHHVMVDGWGLAALIGQLHDLLRGAGGPADAAVHPLDTVAVQDPDRARAAEREWLTRLAGNPAGVLAPFGGRGDGTGRHRLQHRSVEAYDDLDRVARRYRVSPEVVVLAALAHEVAAHTGEHRFLASVVVSNRARAALRTSVGVWALTVPVQIELRPGAAFGEVAASVAAASAAAYRHGRHHPAELVAALARQDRRRGVVAVPTIEYNCYSWPRDYLVPAAATPPDGPATWIRSAPDEPCETLFVDFSRDTGFVTLDVTVGDHLFDAGQATALPARLCGLLRRLARGADCPVPARSRTPAAAGWWRAPQGWACLTTVEDVLRGHAGVLDVTVTPGEHPVGDDEPQLVAHVRVDGEVTAEDLHRHVLDHLGEVPGLVAPGRYLLSPAGPEADAATLRIPFRPPTTAAERALAAAVAEVSPGDGAVDMNRCLAGHGVTLVAVPRVLELLQRSGFTGIAPDELAGPASLGHLAAALEPAPPRAPRGGETPS
- the fabF gene encoding beta-ketoacyl-ACP synthase II — encoded protein: MTDARTRSDGRRRVLVTGYGAVTPLGHSAGETWTAMLAGRSGVDTVDVIDVTDLDVRIGGQVRGFTPGRYMPPMVSRRADPYAQFALAAALEACEHAGLVVDDRLAPRVAVVIGSGYGPVGSIYRAADRLRAKGPRAIGPFTQITTAMDSAAGEISMRLGTQGPSRAQSTACASGADAVGAAMRMISTGEADIVLAGGADACVTTIDLAGSGNARALSKRNDDPAAACRPFDAHRDGFVMSEGAAVVVLEAAEVAERRGASALAELTGYGASSDAHHWTAPHPEGRGARLAVEAALRDAGITGADVDYVNAHGTGTLLNDATEAAVLRKVLGSRVTRIPVSSTKSMTGHMIGAAGAVELVASIQALRTGDVPPTINCHDPIDPGINFVPHKTQHHEGMRIALSNSFGFGGHNAALVVRAV